From one Prochlorococcus marinus str. MIT 0912 genomic stretch:
- a CDS encoding bifunctional pantoate--beta-alanine ligase/(d)CMP kinase, whose amino-acid sequence MVQKIFKTNAELKDWLSKQNSAIIFIPTMGGLHPGHQYLIKKAKERKTKKNQIILVSIFVNPLQFGKDEDFKKYPRNISKDAKLAFIAGADAIWAPDYVEVFPGGEHSHFKIQVPKTLQNQLCGKKRPGHFDGVATVIIRLIKIIKPEKLILGEKDWQQLIIIRRLFQELSLPIKIESYSTKRDQSGFAYSSRNSYLSDSERLNAQSLPNAIKEAKTEFDKKKVINLIKIASILKKNNLKTEYLKIVDPFSLKETKNLNGLCLLAAAVKCGSTRLIDHTFLMQRKPIIAIDGPAGAGKSTVTKAFAKRLGFIYLDTGAMYRAVTWLILSNSIDPSDQSKIKNRLKDLKLEFKNSNFIEQTIFINDIDVTEKIRSPKVTSMVSEISKQQFVRELLTQKQQVIGNNGGLVAEGRDIGTAVFPDADVKIFLTASPTERAKRRALDLNKRGYEFSSIEDLEQEIKERDKKDSERKIAPLKKAQDAVELVTDGMNIEDVLEELIYIFRSKIPEEVWPTPNP is encoded by the coding sequence GTGGTACAAAAAATCTTCAAAACTAATGCTGAATTAAAAGATTGGCTTAGTAAACAAAATTCAGCAATAATTTTCATCCCTACAATGGGAGGACTTCATCCTGGCCATCAATATTTAATTAAAAAAGCAAAAGAAAGGAAAACAAAAAAGAACCAAATTATACTTGTAAGTATTTTTGTAAATCCATTACAATTTGGAAAGGATGAAGACTTTAAAAAATATCCCAGAAATATAAGCAAAGATGCGAAATTAGCTTTTATTGCCGGAGCAGATGCAATTTGGGCTCCGGATTATGTTGAAGTTTTTCCCGGTGGAGAACATTCACATTTTAAAATTCAAGTTCCTAAAACATTACAAAATCAATTATGTGGTAAAAAGAGACCAGGGCATTTTGATGGAGTTGCAACAGTTATTATTCGTCTCATCAAAATTATTAAGCCAGAGAAACTAATCCTAGGAGAAAAAGATTGGCAACAATTGATTATTATTAGAAGGTTATTTCAAGAATTATCCCTACCTATAAAAATTGAATCCTATTCCACAAAAAGAGATCAAAGTGGATTTGCTTATAGTTCAAGGAATTCTTACTTGAGCGATTCTGAAAGATTAAATGCTCAATCATTACCTAATGCAATCAAAGAAGCAAAAACAGAGTTTGATAAAAAGAAAGTAATAAATCTCATCAAAATAGCTTCTATACTTAAAAAAAATAATTTAAAAACTGAATATCTCAAAATCGTAGATCCATTTTCATTAAAAGAAACAAAAAATTTAAATGGACTATGCCTTTTGGCAGCAGCAGTAAAATGTGGGTCTACGAGGCTAATTGATCACACTTTTCTCATGCAACGAAAACCAATTATTGCGATTGATGGTCCAGCTGGTGCAGGAAAGAGCACAGTGACTAAAGCATTTGCCAAAAGACTTGGTTTTATTTATTTAGATACTGGCGCAATGTATCGAGCGGTGACTTGGTTAATACTAAGTAATTCGATTGATCCCAGTGATCAATCGAAAATCAAAAATAGATTGAAAGATTTAAAATTAGAATTTAAAAACTCAAATTTTATTGAGCAAACAATATTCATAAATGATATTGACGTAACAGAGAAGATACGATCACCAAAAGTAACTTCAATGGTTTCTGAAATTTCTAAACAACAATTTGTAAGAGAATTACTTACTCAAAAACAACAAGTCATTGGAAATAATGGAGGATTGGTTGCAGAAGGAAGAGACATTGGTACAGCTGTATTTCCTGATGCAGATGTAAAAATTTTTCTTACTGCCTCTCCAACAGAAAGAGCAAAAAGAAGAGCTCTTGACTTAAACAAAAGAGGTTATGAATTCTCCAGCATTGAAGATCTTGAACAAGAAATTAAAGAAAGAGATAAAAAAGATAGTGAACGAAAAATCGCACCTTTAAAGAAAGCTCAAGATGCAGTAGAGCTAGTAACAGATGGGATGAATATTGAAGATGTTTTAGAAGAACTGATTTATATTTTCAGGTCAAAGATTCCAGAAGAAGTCTGGCCCACTCCTAATCCATAA